In one Amia ocellicauda isolate fAmiCal2 chromosome 2, fAmiCal2.hap1, whole genome shotgun sequence genomic region, the following are encoded:
- the LOC136768296 gene encoding dual specificity calcium/calmodulin-dependent 3',5'-cyclic nucleotide phosphodiesterase 1C isoform X5, whose protein sequence is MEKTAIRLRCLVKQLERGEASVVDLKKNLEYAASVLESIYIEETRRLVDTEDELSDIQSDSVPSEVRDWLASTFTRQMGMMLKRTEEKPRFRSIVHAVQAGIFVERMYRRTSNMVGLSYPPTVISVLKNVDKWSFDVFALNESSGDHALKFIFYELLTRYDLINRFKIPISALVSFVEALEVGYSKHKNPYHNLMHAADVTQTVHYLLLKTGMVHWMTELEIFAMIFAAAVHDYEHTGTTNNFHIQTRSDTAILYNDRAVLESHHVSAAYRLLQDDDEMNILYNLTKDDWRELRALVVEMVLATDMSCHFQQIKAMKNFLQQPEGIDKPKALSLLLHTADISHPAKNWDLHHRWTMSLLEEFFRQGDKEAELGLPFSPLCDRKSTMVAQSQIGFIDFIVEPTFTVLTDMTEKIVTPLIDEASRSGLTGFRRSSLNSITPSEVKRSSVKSTGSEGSASLNCSLLTVDFKNFKATWNEAVQQNRDKWKMQAAKDLEEKARREAEEKARQEEEEKKLEQANAEPPERDPEQSGEQGEDKEANDGSVNGAPANCDPNNTEDKDVTNNSPASKEAENGRQVQNGEVKDGNTSPQKSQSTEEIEKNKSDVKNSGYDLIRYFKRPSYCANPYLPSLQKKKEASVGDRKSLDQRGKAKKLQRISLRGGN, encoded by the exons GTTGCGGTGTCTTGTAAAGCAGTTAGAGCGAGGCGAGGCATCTGTTGTCGACCTTAAGAAGAACTTGGAGTATGCAGCATCCGTACTTGAGTCCATTTACATCGAGGAAACAAG GCGCCTTGTGGACACAGAAGATGAGCTCAGTGACATCCAGTCAGACTCAGTGCCCTCTGAGGTCCGGGACTGGCTGGCCTCCACCTTCACAAGACAGATGGGGATGATGCTCAAACGAACGGAGGAGAAGCCAAGGTTCAGGAGCATCGTCCATGCTGTGCAGGCTGGCATCTTTGTTGAAAG AATGTACAGACGGACATCAAACATGGTTGGACTGAGCTACCCACCAACTGTGATATCTGTGTTGAAG AATGTAGACAAATGGTCATTTGATGTGTTTGCATTAAATGAATCAAGTGGAGATCATGCACtaaaattcatattttatgaaCTCCTCACAAGATATGATTTAATCAATCGTTTCAAG ATTCCCATTTCTGCCCTTGTATCCTTTGTCGAAGCCCTTGAAGTTGGATACAGTAAACATAAAAACCCGTATCACAATCTTATGCATGCTGCAGATGTTACACAGACTGTCCATTACCTCTTGTTAAAGACTGGAATGGTG cACTGGATGACAGAGCTCGAGATCTTTGCTATGATTTTTGCAGCTGCTGTCCATGATTACGAACACACCGGGACTACGAATAACTTTCACATCCAAACCAG GTCGGACACAGCTATTCTGTATAATGACAGAGCAGTACTAGAAAGCCACCATGTAAGTGCAGCTTACCGACTCCTTCAGGATGACGATGAGATGAACATCCTGTACAACTTGACGAAAGATGACTGGAG AGAACTGCGAGCGCTGGTGGTTGAGATGGTCCTGGCTACAGACATGTCTTGTCATTTTCAGCAAATAAAGGCAATGAAAAATTTCTTACAGCAACCAGAAGG GATTGACAAGCCAAAAGCCTTATCTCTGTTATTGCACACAGCTGATATCAGTCACCCAGCCAAAAACTGGGACCTGCATCATCGCTGGACCATGTCCCTGCTCGAAGAGTTCTTTAGACAG GGCGATAAAGAAGCTGAACTTGGCCTGCCATTTTCTCCTCTGTGTGACCGAAAATCTACAATGGTTGCACAGTCTCAAATTG GGTTCATTGACTTCATCGTGGAGCCCACGTTCACTGTGCTCACGGACATGACGGAGAAGATCGTTACTCCTCTCATCGATGAAGCCTCTCGTTCTGGCCTTACAGGATTCCGGCGGTCCAG CTTGAATAGTATTACCCCTTCAGAAGTTAAACGGTCCAGTGTAAAGAGCACTGGGTCCGAAGGAAGTGCCTCACTAAACTGCTCCCTACTCACTGTGGACTTCAAAAACTTTAAAGCCACCTGGAATGAAGCCGTCCAACAGAACCGAGACAAGTGGAAGATGCAGGCAGCCAAAG ACTTGGAAGAGAAAGCCAGAAGAGAGGCAGAGGAGAAAGCTAGACAGGAAGAAGAGGAGAAGAAGCTCGAGCAGGCTAATGCAGAGCCACCCGAACGAGACCCAGAACAATCTGGCGAACAAGGGGAGGACAAGGAAGCCAATGATGGAAGTGTAAACGGAGCTCCAGCCAACTGTGATCCAAACAATACAGAGGACAAGGATGTAACAAACAATTCACCTGCAAGCAAGGAGGCAGAAAATGGCCGGCAAGTCCAAAATG gcGAAGTGAAAGATGGTAACACATCTCCACAGAAGAGTCAGTCAACTGaagaaattgaaaaaaacaaatcagacg TGAAGAATTCAGGATATGACTTGATACGGTACTTTAAGAGGCCGAGCTACTGTGCAAACCCGTACTTACCTTCACTGCAGAAGAAGAAAGAGGCGAGTGTGGGAGACCGCAAGTCACTGGACCAGAGGGGCAAAGCGAAAAAACTACAGCGTATCTCTCTACGAGGAGGCAATTGA
- the LOC136768296 gene encoding dual specificity calcium/calmodulin-dependent 3',5'-cyclic nucleotide phosphodiesterase 1C isoform X2, which translates to MESPTKEIEEFESNSLKYLQPEQIEKIWLRLRGLRKYKKTSQRLRCLVKQLERGEASVVDLKKNLEYAASVLESIYIEETRRLVDTEDELSDIQSDSVPSEVRDWLASTFTRQMGMMLKRTEEKPRFRSIVHAVQAGIFVERMYRRTSNMVGLSYPPTVISVLKNVDKWSFDVFALNESSGDHALKFIFYELLTRYDLINRFKIPISALVSFVEALEVGYSKHKNPYHNLMHAADVTQTVHYLLLKTGMVHWMTELEIFAMIFAAAVHDYEHTGTTNNFHIQTRSDTAILYNDRAVLESHHVSAAYRLLQDDDEMNILYNLTKDDWRELRALVVEMVLATDMSCHFQQIKAMKNFLQQPEGIDKPKALSLLLHTADISHPAKNWDLHHRWTMSLLEEFFRQGDKEAELGLPFSPLCDRKSTMVAQSQIGFIDFIVEPTFTVLTDMTEKIVTPLIDEASRSGLTGFRRSSLNSITPSEVKRSSVKSTGSEGSASLNCSLLTVDFKNFKATWNEAVQQNRDKWKMQAAKDLEEKARREAEEKARQEEEEKKLEQANAEPPERDPEQSGEQGEDKEANDGSVNGAPANCDPNNTEDKDVTNNSPASKEAENGRQVQNVKNSGYDLIRYFKRPSYCANPYLPSLQKKKEASVGDRKSLDQRGKAKKLQRISLRGGN; encoded by the exons GTTGCGGTGTCTTGTAAAGCAGTTAGAGCGAGGCGAGGCATCTGTTGTCGACCTTAAGAAGAACTTGGAGTATGCAGCATCCGTACTTGAGTCCATTTACATCGAGGAAACAAG GCGCCTTGTGGACACAGAAGATGAGCTCAGTGACATCCAGTCAGACTCAGTGCCCTCTGAGGTCCGGGACTGGCTGGCCTCCACCTTCACAAGACAGATGGGGATGATGCTCAAACGAACGGAGGAGAAGCCAAGGTTCAGGAGCATCGTCCATGCTGTGCAGGCTGGCATCTTTGTTGAAAG AATGTACAGACGGACATCAAACATGGTTGGACTGAGCTACCCACCAACTGTGATATCTGTGTTGAAG AATGTAGACAAATGGTCATTTGATGTGTTTGCATTAAATGAATCAAGTGGAGATCATGCACtaaaattcatattttatgaaCTCCTCACAAGATATGATTTAATCAATCGTTTCAAG ATTCCCATTTCTGCCCTTGTATCCTTTGTCGAAGCCCTTGAAGTTGGATACAGTAAACATAAAAACCCGTATCACAATCTTATGCATGCTGCAGATGTTACACAGACTGTCCATTACCTCTTGTTAAAGACTGGAATGGTG cACTGGATGACAGAGCTCGAGATCTTTGCTATGATTTTTGCAGCTGCTGTCCATGATTACGAACACACCGGGACTACGAATAACTTTCACATCCAAACCAG GTCGGACACAGCTATTCTGTATAATGACAGAGCAGTACTAGAAAGCCACCATGTAAGTGCAGCTTACCGACTCCTTCAGGATGACGATGAGATGAACATCCTGTACAACTTGACGAAAGATGACTGGAG AGAACTGCGAGCGCTGGTGGTTGAGATGGTCCTGGCTACAGACATGTCTTGTCATTTTCAGCAAATAAAGGCAATGAAAAATTTCTTACAGCAACCAGAAGG GATTGACAAGCCAAAAGCCTTATCTCTGTTATTGCACACAGCTGATATCAGTCACCCAGCCAAAAACTGGGACCTGCATCATCGCTGGACCATGTCCCTGCTCGAAGAGTTCTTTAGACAG GGCGATAAAGAAGCTGAACTTGGCCTGCCATTTTCTCCTCTGTGTGACCGAAAATCTACAATGGTTGCACAGTCTCAAATTG GGTTCATTGACTTCATCGTGGAGCCCACGTTCACTGTGCTCACGGACATGACGGAGAAGATCGTTACTCCTCTCATCGATGAAGCCTCTCGTTCTGGCCTTACAGGATTCCGGCGGTCCAG CTTGAATAGTATTACCCCTTCAGAAGTTAAACGGTCCAGTGTAAAGAGCACTGGGTCCGAAGGAAGTGCCTCACTAAACTGCTCCCTACTCACTGTGGACTTCAAAAACTTTAAAGCCACCTGGAATGAAGCCGTCCAACAGAACCGAGACAAGTGGAAGATGCAGGCAGCCAAAG ACTTGGAAGAGAAAGCCAGAAGAGAGGCAGAGGAGAAAGCTAGACAGGAAGAAGAGGAGAAGAAGCTCGAGCAGGCTAATGCAGAGCCACCCGAACGAGACCCAGAACAATCTGGCGAACAAGGGGAGGACAAGGAAGCCAATGATGGAAGTGTAAACGGAGCTCCAGCCAACTGTGATCCAAACAATACAGAGGACAAGGATGTAACAAACAATTCACCTGCAAGCAAGGAGGCAGAAAATGGCCGGCAAGTCCAAAATG TGAAGAATTCAGGATATGACTTGATACGGTACTTTAAGAGGCCGAGCTACTGTGCAAACCCGTACTTACCTTCACTGCAGAAGAAGAAAGAGGCGAGTGTGGGAGACCGCAAGTCACTGGACCAGAGGGGCAAAGCGAAAAAACTACAGCGTATCTCTCTACGAGGAGGCAATTGA
- the LOC136768296 gene encoding dual specificity calcium/calmodulin-dependent 3',5'-cyclic nucleotide phosphodiesterase 1C isoform X1 encodes MESPTKEIEEFESNSLKYLQPEQIEKIWLRLRGLRKYKKTSQRLRCLVKQLERGEASVVDLKKNLEYAASVLESIYIEETRRLVDTEDELSDIQSDSVPSEVRDWLASTFTRQMGMMLKRTEEKPRFRSIVHAVQAGIFVERMYRRTSNMVGLSYPPTVISVLKNVDKWSFDVFALNESSGDHALKFIFYELLTRYDLINRFKIPISALVSFVEALEVGYSKHKNPYHNLMHAADVTQTVHYLLLKTGMVHWMTELEIFAMIFAAAVHDYEHTGTTNNFHIQTRSDTAILYNDRAVLESHHVSAAYRLLQDDDEMNILYNLTKDDWRELRALVVEMVLATDMSCHFQQIKAMKNFLQQPEGIDKPKALSLLLHTADISHPAKNWDLHHRWTMSLLEEFFRQGDKEAELGLPFSPLCDRKSTMVAQSQIGFIDFIVEPTFTVLTDMTEKIVTPLIDEASRSGLTGFRRSSLNSITPSEVKRSSVKSTGSEGSASLNCSLLTVDFKNFKATWNEAVQQNRDKWKMQAAKDLEEKARREAEEKARQEEEEKKLEQANAEPPERDPEQSGEQGEDKEANDGSVNGAPANCDPNNTEDKDVTNNSPASKEAENGRQVQNGEVKDGNTSPQKSQSTEEIEKNKSDVKNSGYDLIRYFKRPSYCANPYLPSLQKKKEASVGDRKSLDQRGKAKKLQRISLRGGN; translated from the exons GTTGCGGTGTCTTGTAAAGCAGTTAGAGCGAGGCGAGGCATCTGTTGTCGACCTTAAGAAGAACTTGGAGTATGCAGCATCCGTACTTGAGTCCATTTACATCGAGGAAACAAG GCGCCTTGTGGACACAGAAGATGAGCTCAGTGACATCCAGTCAGACTCAGTGCCCTCTGAGGTCCGGGACTGGCTGGCCTCCACCTTCACAAGACAGATGGGGATGATGCTCAAACGAACGGAGGAGAAGCCAAGGTTCAGGAGCATCGTCCATGCTGTGCAGGCTGGCATCTTTGTTGAAAG AATGTACAGACGGACATCAAACATGGTTGGACTGAGCTACCCACCAACTGTGATATCTGTGTTGAAG AATGTAGACAAATGGTCATTTGATGTGTTTGCATTAAATGAATCAAGTGGAGATCATGCACtaaaattcatattttatgaaCTCCTCACAAGATATGATTTAATCAATCGTTTCAAG ATTCCCATTTCTGCCCTTGTATCCTTTGTCGAAGCCCTTGAAGTTGGATACAGTAAACATAAAAACCCGTATCACAATCTTATGCATGCTGCAGATGTTACACAGACTGTCCATTACCTCTTGTTAAAGACTGGAATGGTG cACTGGATGACAGAGCTCGAGATCTTTGCTATGATTTTTGCAGCTGCTGTCCATGATTACGAACACACCGGGACTACGAATAACTTTCACATCCAAACCAG GTCGGACACAGCTATTCTGTATAATGACAGAGCAGTACTAGAAAGCCACCATGTAAGTGCAGCTTACCGACTCCTTCAGGATGACGATGAGATGAACATCCTGTACAACTTGACGAAAGATGACTGGAG AGAACTGCGAGCGCTGGTGGTTGAGATGGTCCTGGCTACAGACATGTCTTGTCATTTTCAGCAAATAAAGGCAATGAAAAATTTCTTACAGCAACCAGAAGG GATTGACAAGCCAAAAGCCTTATCTCTGTTATTGCACACAGCTGATATCAGTCACCCAGCCAAAAACTGGGACCTGCATCATCGCTGGACCATGTCCCTGCTCGAAGAGTTCTTTAGACAG GGCGATAAAGAAGCTGAACTTGGCCTGCCATTTTCTCCTCTGTGTGACCGAAAATCTACAATGGTTGCACAGTCTCAAATTG GGTTCATTGACTTCATCGTGGAGCCCACGTTCACTGTGCTCACGGACATGACGGAGAAGATCGTTACTCCTCTCATCGATGAAGCCTCTCGTTCTGGCCTTACAGGATTCCGGCGGTCCAG CTTGAATAGTATTACCCCTTCAGAAGTTAAACGGTCCAGTGTAAAGAGCACTGGGTCCGAAGGAAGTGCCTCACTAAACTGCTCCCTACTCACTGTGGACTTCAAAAACTTTAAAGCCACCTGGAATGAAGCCGTCCAACAGAACCGAGACAAGTGGAAGATGCAGGCAGCCAAAG ACTTGGAAGAGAAAGCCAGAAGAGAGGCAGAGGAGAAAGCTAGACAGGAAGAAGAGGAGAAGAAGCTCGAGCAGGCTAATGCAGAGCCACCCGAACGAGACCCAGAACAATCTGGCGAACAAGGGGAGGACAAGGAAGCCAATGATGGAAGTGTAAACGGAGCTCCAGCCAACTGTGATCCAAACAATACAGAGGACAAGGATGTAACAAACAATTCACCTGCAAGCAAGGAGGCAGAAAATGGCCGGCAAGTCCAAAATG gcGAAGTGAAAGATGGTAACACATCTCCACAGAAGAGTCAGTCAACTGaagaaattgaaaaaaacaaatcagacg TGAAGAATTCAGGATATGACTTGATACGGTACTTTAAGAGGCCGAGCTACTGTGCAAACCCGTACTTACCTTCACTGCAGAAGAAGAAAGAGGCGAGTGTGGGAGACCGCAAGTCACTGGACCAGAGGGGCAAAGCGAAAAAACTACAGCGTATCTCTCTACGAGGAGGCAATTGA
- the LOC136768296 gene encoding dual specificity calcium/calmodulin-dependent 3',5'-cyclic nucleotide phosphodiesterase 1C isoform X3, translated as MESPTKEIEEFESNSLKYLQPEQIEKIWLRLRGLRKYKKTSQRLRCLVKQLERGEASVVDLKKNLEYAASVLESIYIEETRRLVDTEDELSDIQSDSVPSEVRDWLASTFTRQMGMMLKRTEEKPRFRSIVHAVQAGIFVERMYRRTSNMVGLSYPPTVISVLKNVDKWSFDVFALNESSGDHALKFIFYELLTRYDLINRFKIPISALVSFVEALEVGYSKHKNPYHNLMHAADVTQTVHYLLLKTGMVHWMTELEIFAMIFAAAVHDYEHTGTTNNFHIQTRSDTAILYNDRAVLESHHVSAAYRLLQDDDEMNILYNLTKDDWRELRALVVEMVLATDMSCHFQQIKAMKNFLQQPEGIDKPKALSLLLHTADISHPAKNWDLHHRWTMSLLEEFFRQGDKEAELGLPFSPLCDRKSTMVAQSQIGFIDFIVEPTFTVLTDMTEKIVTPLIDEASRSGLTGFRRSSLNSITPSEVKRSSVKSTGSEGSASLNCSLLTVDFKNFKATWNEAVQQNRDKWKMQAAKDLEEKARREAEEKARQEEEEKKLEQANAEPPERDPEQSGEQGEDKEANDGSVNGAPANCDPNNTEDKDVTNNSPASKEAENGRQVQNGEVKDGNTSPQKSQSTEEIEKNKSDDSESEKKDELDSSASVAAADASTPDSN; from the exons GTTGCGGTGTCTTGTAAAGCAGTTAGAGCGAGGCGAGGCATCTGTTGTCGACCTTAAGAAGAACTTGGAGTATGCAGCATCCGTACTTGAGTCCATTTACATCGAGGAAACAAG GCGCCTTGTGGACACAGAAGATGAGCTCAGTGACATCCAGTCAGACTCAGTGCCCTCTGAGGTCCGGGACTGGCTGGCCTCCACCTTCACAAGACAGATGGGGATGATGCTCAAACGAACGGAGGAGAAGCCAAGGTTCAGGAGCATCGTCCATGCTGTGCAGGCTGGCATCTTTGTTGAAAG AATGTACAGACGGACATCAAACATGGTTGGACTGAGCTACCCACCAACTGTGATATCTGTGTTGAAG AATGTAGACAAATGGTCATTTGATGTGTTTGCATTAAATGAATCAAGTGGAGATCATGCACtaaaattcatattttatgaaCTCCTCACAAGATATGATTTAATCAATCGTTTCAAG ATTCCCATTTCTGCCCTTGTATCCTTTGTCGAAGCCCTTGAAGTTGGATACAGTAAACATAAAAACCCGTATCACAATCTTATGCATGCTGCAGATGTTACACAGACTGTCCATTACCTCTTGTTAAAGACTGGAATGGTG cACTGGATGACAGAGCTCGAGATCTTTGCTATGATTTTTGCAGCTGCTGTCCATGATTACGAACACACCGGGACTACGAATAACTTTCACATCCAAACCAG GTCGGACACAGCTATTCTGTATAATGACAGAGCAGTACTAGAAAGCCACCATGTAAGTGCAGCTTACCGACTCCTTCAGGATGACGATGAGATGAACATCCTGTACAACTTGACGAAAGATGACTGGAG AGAACTGCGAGCGCTGGTGGTTGAGATGGTCCTGGCTACAGACATGTCTTGTCATTTTCAGCAAATAAAGGCAATGAAAAATTTCTTACAGCAACCAGAAGG GATTGACAAGCCAAAAGCCTTATCTCTGTTATTGCACACAGCTGATATCAGTCACCCAGCCAAAAACTGGGACCTGCATCATCGCTGGACCATGTCCCTGCTCGAAGAGTTCTTTAGACAG GGCGATAAAGAAGCTGAACTTGGCCTGCCATTTTCTCCTCTGTGTGACCGAAAATCTACAATGGTTGCACAGTCTCAAATTG GGTTCATTGACTTCATCGTGGAGCCCACGTTCACTGTGCTCACGGACATGACGGAGAAGATCGTTACTCCTCTCATCGATGAAGCCTCTCGTTCTGGCCTTACAGGATTCCGGCGGTCCAG CTTGAATAGTATTACCCCTTCAGAAGTTAAACGGTCCAGTGTAAAGAGCACTGGGTCCGAAGGAAGTGCCTCACTAAACTGCTCCCTACTCACTGTGGACTTCAAAAACTTTAAAGCCACCTGGAATGAAGCCGTCCAACAGAACCGAGACAAGTGGAAGATGCAGGCAGCCAAAG ACTTGGAAGAGAAAGCCAGAAGAGAGGCAGAGGAGAAAGCTAGACAGGAAGAAGAGGAGAAGAAGCTCGAGCAGGCTAATGCAGAGCCACCCGAACGAGACCCAGAACAATCTGGCGAACAAGGGGAGGACAAGGAAGCCAATGATGGAAGTGTAAACGGAGCTCCAGCCAACTGTGATCCAAACAATACAGAGGACAAGGATGTAACAAACAATTCACCTGCAAGCAAGGAGGCAGAAAATGGCCGGCAAGTCCAAAATG gcGAAGTGAAAGATGGTAACACATCTCCACAGAAGAGTCAGTCAACTGaagaaattgaaaaaaacaaatcagacg ATTCTGAATCGGAAAAGAAGGATGAACTTGATTCCTCTGcttctgttgctgctgctgatgctTCCACACCTGATTCAAACTAA
- the LOC136768296 gene encoding dual specificity calcium/calmodulin-dependent 3',5'-cyclic nucleotide phosphodiesterase 1C isoform X4, whose translation MESPTKEIEEFESNSLKYLQPEQIEKIWLRLRGLRKYKKTSQRLRCLVKQLERGEASVVDLKKNLEYAASVLESIYIEETRRLVDTEDELSDIQSDSVPSEVRDWLASTFTRQMGMMLKRTEEKPRFRSIVHAVQAGIFVERMYRRTSNMVGLSYPPTVISVLKNVDKWSFDVFALNESSGDHALKFIFYELLTRYDLINRFKIPISALVSFVEALEVGYSKHKNPYHNLMHAADVTQTVHYLLLKTGMVHWMTELEIFAMIFAAAVHDYEHTGTTNNFHIQTRSDTAILYNDRAVLESHHVSAAYRLLQDDDEMNILYNLTKDDWRELRALVVEMVLATDMSCHFQQIKAMKNFLQQPEGIDKPKALSLLLHTADISHPAKNWDLHHRWTMSLLEEFFRQGDKEAELGLPFSPLCDRKSTMVAQSQIGFIDFIVEPTFTVLTDMTEKIVTPLIDEASRSGLTGFRRSSLNSITPSEVKRSSVKSTGSEGSASLNCSLLTVDFKNFKATWNEAVQQNRDKWKMQAAKDLEEKARREAEEKARQEEEEKKLEQANAEPPERDPEQSGEQGEDKEANDGSVNGAPANCDPNNTEDKDVTNNSPASKEAENGRQVQNDSESEKKDELDSSASVAAADASTPDSN comes from the exons GTTGCGGTGTCTTGTAAAGCAGTTAGAGCGAGGCGAGGCATCTGTTGTCGACCTTAAGAAGAACTTGGAGTATGCAGCATCCGTACTTGAGTCCATTTACATCGAGGAAACAAG GCGCCTTGTGGACACAGAAGATGAGCTCAGTGACATCCAGTCAGACTCAGTGCCCTCTGAGGTCCGGGACTGGCTGGCCTCCACCTTCACAAGACAGATGGGGATGATGCTCAAACGAACGGAGGAGAAGCCAAGGTTCAGGAGCATCGTCCATGCTGTGCAGGCTGGCATCTTTGTTGAAAG AATGTACAGACGGACATCAAACATGGTTGGACTGAGCTACCCACCAACTGTGATATCTGTGTTGAAG AATGTAGACAAATGGTCATTTGATGTGTTTGCATTAAATGAATCAAGTGGAGATCATGCACtaaaattcatattttatgaaCTCCTCACAAGATATGATTTAATCAATCGTTTCAAG ATTCCCATTTCTGCCCTTGTATCCTTTGTCGAAGCCCTTGAAGTTGGATACAGTAAACATAAAAACCCGTATCACAATCTTATGCATGCTGCAGATGTTACACAGACTGTCCATTACCTCTTGTTAAAGACTGGAATGGTG cACTGGATGACAGAGCTCGAGATCTTTGCTATGATTTTTGCAGCTGCTGTCCATGATTACGAACACACCGGGACTACGAATAACTTTCACATCCAAACCAG GTCGGACACAGCTATTCTGTATAATGACAGAGCAGTACTAGAAAGCCACCATGTAAGTGCAGCTTACCGACTCCTTCAGGATGACGATGAGATGAACATCCTGTACAACTTGACGAAAGATGACTGGAG AGAACTGCGAGCGCTGGTGGTTGAGATGGTCCTGGCTACAGACATGTCTTGTCATTTTCAGCAAATAAAGGCAATGAAAAATTTCTTACAGCAACCAGAAGG GATTGACAAGCCAAAAGCCTTATCTCTGTTATTGCACACAGCTGATATCAGTCACCCAGCCAAAAACTGGGACCTGCATCATCGCTGGACCATGTCCCTGCTCGAAGAGTTCTTTAGACAG GGCGATAAAGAAGCTGAACTTGGCCTGCCATTTTCTCCTCTGTGTGACCGAAAATCTACAATGGTTGCACAGTCTCAAATTG GGTTCATTGACTTCATCGTGGAGCCCACGTTCACTGTGCTCACGGACATGACGGAGAAGATCGTTACTCCTCTCATCGATGAAGCCTCTCGTTCTGGCCTTACAGGATTCCGGCGGTCCAG CTTGAATAGTATTACCCCTTCAGAAGTTAAACGGTCCAGTGTAAAGAGCACTGGGTCCGAAGGAAGTGCCTCACTAAACTGCTCCCTACTCACTGTGGACTTCAAAAACTTTAAAGCCACCTGGAATGAAGCCGTCCAACAGAACCGAGACAAGTGGAAGATGCAGGCAGCCAAAG ACTTGGAAGAGAAAGCCAGAAGAGAGGCAGAGGAGAAAGCTAGACAGGAAGAAGAGGAGAAGAAGCTCGAGCAGGCTAATGCAGAGCCACCCGAACGAGACCCAGAACAATCTGGCGAACAAGGGGAGGACAAGGAAGCCAATGATGGAAGTGTAAACGGAGCTCCAGCCAACTGTGATCCAAACAATACAGAGGACAAGGATGTAACAAACAATTCACCTGCAAGCAAGGAGGCAGAAAATGGCCGGCAAGTCCAAAATG ATTCTGAATCGGAAAAGAAGGATGAACTTGATTCCTCTGcttctgttgctgctgctgatgctTCCACACCTGATTCAAACTAA